One genomic window of Glycine max cultivar Williams 82 chromosome 16, Glycine_max_v4.0, whole genome shotgun sequence includes the following:
- the LOC100804783 gene encoding phototropin-2 isoform X2: MEKLKVSAKNDPAASSDQADSFPIFKMRDSQNVGLQNSRRVEDDAKAVRLDGGSVIVPSNSANSKEPINKWMAFAKKPGFTVDGNSATKDKSTSEDNYSRNHLNEKSSSIVTEANIAERTAEWGLVVNSRNFKALGGENTSGSFDGDRSRNLSDRFVEPTRTSGESNYGSESSSGVFPRVSQELKEALATLQQTFVVSDATKPDCPIMYASSGFFTMTGYSSKEIIGRNCRFLQGPETDKNEVAKIRDATRNGRSYCGRLLNYKKDGTPFWNLLTITPIKDDHGNTIKFIGMQVEVSKYTEGVNEKALRPNGLPKSLIRYDARQKEKALGSITEVVQTVKDPKSIINDRNGDTAAKPEEQEKFNFDFVLPKSADIGNTNTPGRQASPLYIQRMSSSQDKSRTSQSGRISFKGLKGRSLSSAEEKSIVEPEVLMTKEIEWSNNLEHSLRERDIRQGIDLATTLERIEKNFVISDPRLPDNPIIFASDSFLELTEYTREEILGRNCRFLQGPETDQATVSRIRDAIREQREITVQLINYTKSGKKFWNLFHLQPMRDQKGELQYFIGVQLDGSDHVEPLKNRLSETTEQQSAKLVKATAENVDEAVRELPDANLRPEDLWAIHSQPVFPRPHKKENPSWIAIQKVAARGEKIGLQHFVPIRPLGCGDTGSVHLVELKGTGELYAMKAMEKSVMLNRNKVHRSCIEREIISLLDHPFLPTLYTSFQTPTHVCLITDFFPGGELFALLDKQPMKIFKEESARFYAAEVVIGLEYLHCLGIIYRDLKPENILLQKDGHVVLADFDLSYMTSCKPQVVKQAIPGKRRSRSEPPPTFVAEPVTQSNSFVGTEEYIAPVW; this comes from the exons ATGGAGAAACTGAAAGTGTCTGCTAAGAATGATCCTGCTGCCAGCAGTGATCAGGCAGACTCATTTCCAATATTCAAAATGCGAGACAGTCAGAATGTTGGACTGCAGAACAGTAGAAGAGTGGAAGATGATGCAAAAGCTGTAAGATTGGATGGAGGTTCTGTAATTGTTCCCTCTAATTCTGCAAACAGTAAGGAACCTATCAACAAGTGGATGGCATTTGCAAAGAAGCCTGGTTTCACAGTTGATGGCAACTCAGCAACAAAGGATAAAAGTACAAGCGAAGATAATTACTCGAGGAATCATCTAAACGAGAAGTCGTCTTCTATTGTAACCGAAGCAAACATAGCTGAGAGAACTGCTGAATGGGGTCTTGTGGTGAACTCGAGGAATTTCAAAGCATTAGGGGGAGAGAATACAAGTGGCTCTTTTGATGGTGACAGAAGCAGAAACTTGTCAGATAGATTTGTTGAACCGACACGGACGTCAGGGGAGTCAAACTACGGATCTGAGTCATCATCAGGGGTGTTTCCAAGGGTGTCGCAAGAGTTGAAGGAAGCATTGGCGACGCTGCAACAGACATTTGTTGTCTCAGATGCAACCAAACCAGATTGCCCAATCATGTATGCCAGCAGTGGCTTTTTTACTATGACAGGCTATTCTTCAAAGGAGATTATTGGAAGGAACTG TCGATTTCTTCAGGGGCCTGAGACCGACAAGAATGAAGTGGCCAAAATTCGGGATGCAACTAGAAATGGAAGAAGTTATTGTGGCAGACTTTTAAACTACAAGAAAGATGGAACTCCATTCTGGAATCTTCTCACTATCACCCCCATCAAAGATGACCATGGCAATACTATCAAATTCATTGG AATGCAGGTTGAAGTGAGCAAGTATACAGAAGGCGTGAATGAAAAGGCATTACGACCAAATGGATTACCTAAGTCATTAATTCGTTATGATG CTCGTCAAAAGGAGAAAGCTTTGGGTTCTATCACTGAGGTTGTCCAAACCGTTAAAGACccaaaatcaattattaatGATAGGAATGGTGATACTGCTGCCAAGCCTGAAGAACAAGAGaagttcaattttgattttgttttgccaAAGTCTGCTGATATTGGGAATACAAACACACCTGGTAGACAAGCTTCTCCACTTTACATCCAACGCATGAGTTCTAGTCAGGATAAGAGCAGGACATCACAATCAGGACGGATTTCTTTCAAGgg TTTAAAAGGGAGATCTCTGAGTTCTGCAGAGGAGAAGTCCATAGTTGAACCTGAGGTTTTGATGACCAAGGAAATAGAGTGGTCTAACAATTTGGAGCATTCACTAAGAGAGAGGGACATAAGGCAGGGAATTGATCTAGCAACCACATTGGAGAGGATAGAAAAGAACTTTGTGATTTCTGATCCTAGACTTCCTGATAACCCAATT ATATTTGCATCTGATAGCTTTCTTGAACTTACGGAATATACACGAGAAGAAATTTTGGGACGAAATTGTCG GTTTCTTCAAGGACCAGAAACAGATCAGGCAACTGTTTCCAGGATAAGAGATGCTATCAGAGAACAAAGGGAAATCACTGTACAGTTGATAAACTATACTAAGAGTG GAAAAAAGTTCTGGAATTTGTTTCACTTGCAACCTATGCGTGACCAAAAG GGTGAACTTCAATACTTCATTGGTGTTCAACTAGATGGAAGTGATCATGTAGAACCCTTAAAAAACCGCCTGTCTGAGACAACTGAGCAACAAAGTGCTAAGTTG GTGAAAGCCACAGCAGAAAATGTTGATGAAGCTGTCCGAGAACTTCCGGATGCCAACTTG AGACCAGAAGATTTGTGGGCAATTCATTCCCAACCCGTCTTTCCACGACCTCACAAGAAGGAAAATCCTTCTTGGATAGCGATACAAAAG GTAGCTGCAAGAGGTGAAAAAATTGGCCTGCAACATTTTGTGCCCATAAGGCCGTTGGGTTGTGGAGACACTGGCAG TGTTCATTTGGTGGAACTCAAAGGTACTGGTGAACTATATGCAATGAAGGCAATGGAAAAGTCTGTGATGCTAAATCGTAATAAG GTTCACCGCTCATGCATTGAGAGAGAGATTATATCATTATTGGATCATCCTTTTCTTCCAACACTATACACCTCATTTCAG ACTCCTACACATGTATGTTTGATTACTGACTTCTTTCCTGGAGGAGAGTTGTTTGCATTGCTTGACAAGCAACCAATGAAGATTTTCAAAGAAGAATCAGCGAG ATTCTATGCGGCAGAGGTTGTCATTGGTTTGGAATATCTCCACTGTTTAG GTATAATTTACCGTGACTTAAAGCCTGAAAATATCTTACTTCAGAAGGATGGTCATGTTGTATTAGCTGATTTTGATCTATCATATATGACATCTTGTAAACCACAG GTTGTGAAGCAAGCGATACCTGGTAAAAGAAGATCACGAAGTGAACCACCACCAACATTTGTTGCAGAGCCAGTTACACAATCAAACTCATTCGTTGGAACTGAAGAATACATTGCTCCAGTATGGTGA